In Meriones unguiculatus strain TT.TT164.6M chromosome 17, Bangor_MerUng_6.1, whole genome shotgun sequence, a single window of DNA contains:
- the Mex3d gene encoding RNA-binding protein MEX3D, which translates to MPGSTGQPDAGGTGPGTNAGDPGHPHPALAGAEDAAPRPPPEPDDAAAALRLALDQLSALGLGGARPGDEEGTATRGADGAAERGDEGPAPPDELEAAAAPPGTGAPSMGVGPSMTAAPSMAAAAPGTCAPSMALAPSVTSAPSMAVGPSVTCAPCMAVAPSVTVAPSMALTSSVTVAPSVTVGHSVTLAPAMAVASSVAPGGLPLLDPDVSPRPSPPDVFASFAPHPAALGPSTLLAEQLNVIGSRKKSVNMTECVPVPSSEHVAEIVGRQGCKIKALRAKTNTYIKTPVRGEEPVFIVTGRKEDVEMAKREILSAAEHFSLIRATRSKAGGLSGATPGPPNLPGQTTIQVRVPYRVVGLVVGPKGATIKRIQQRTHTYIVTPGRDKEPVFAVTGMPENVDRAREEIEAHITLRTGAFTDAGPDSDFHANGTDVCLDLLGAAASLWAKAPHPGRRPPAAASSLRGDGALGATSTPEPFYVGGRGGPPLPDPSPSSPYGGSGNGGFTFGGDGPGAPAGAATPEDCDFGFDFLALDLTVPATATIWAPFERAAPLPAFSGCAAVNGAPAQAAPARRSSGGAATTPRHSPTLPEPGALGLELPLTRRGIPDPVGAVPWRPPQSALPPFSGSTTFSATPSLPNTTPASSTLDTVASEANHKPSAPAANSSASAAAPGPPAAALARECVVCAEGEAMAALVPCGHNLFCMDCAVRICGKSEPECPACRTPATQAIHIFS; encoded by the exons ATGCCGGGCTCCACCGGGCAGCCCGACGCGGGCGGCACGGGACCCGGGACCAACGCCGGCGACCCCGGGCATCCGCACCCTGCCCTCGCGGGGGCCGAGGACGCCGCGCCCCGGCCGCCGCCCGAGCCCGACGACGCGGCCGCCGCGCTGCGCCTGGCGCTGGACCAGCTGTCCGCGCTCGGGCTGGGGGGCGCGCGCCCCGGAGATGAGGAGGGGACAGCGACGCGCGGCGCGGACGGGGCGGCGGAGCGCGGGGACGAGGGGCCCGCGCCCCCCGACGAGCTCGAGGCGGCCGCGGCGCCCCCGGGGACGGGTGCGCCCTCGATGGGCGTGGGACCCTCGATGACCGCTGCGCCGTCCATGGCCGCGGCCGCTCCCGGGACTTGTGCGCCCTCGATGGCCCTTGCCCCCTCCGTGACTAGTGCCCCCTCGATGGCCGTGGGACCCTCGGTGACTTGTGCACCCTGCATGGCTGTGGCACCCTCGGTGACCGTGGCACCCTCGATGGCACTGACATCCTCGGTGACCGTGGCACCCTCGGTGACTGTGGGACATTCGGTGACCCTGGCACCCGCGATGGCCGTGGCTTCCTCGGTGGCCCCTGGCGGGCTGCCCCTTCTGGACCCCGACGTGAGCCCCCGGCCGTCGCCCCCAGACGTGTTCGCCAGCTTCGCGCCACACCCGGCCGCCCTGGGCCCCTCGACGCTGCTGGCCGAGCAGCTGAACGTGATCGGCAGTCGCAAGAAGAGCGTGAACATGACCGAGTGTGTGCCGGTGCCCAGCTCGGAGCATGTCGCGGAGATCGTGGGTCGCCAGG GGTGCAAGATCAAGGCCCTGCGTGCCAAGACCAACACCTACATCAAGACGCCAGTGCGCGGCGAGGAGCCGGTGTTCATCGTGACGGGGCGCAAGGAGGACGTGGAGATGGCCAAGCGGGAGATCCTGTCGGCCGCCGAGCACTTCTCGCTGATCCGCGCCACGCGCAGTAAGGCGGGCGGGCTGTCGGGGGCCACCCCGGGGCCCCCCAACCTGCCGGGCCAGACCACCATCCAGGTGCGCGTGCCCTACCGCGTGGTGGGGCTGGTGGTGGGGCCCAAGGGCGCCACCATCAAACGGATCCAGCAAAGGACGCACACGTACATCGTGACCCCCGGGCGCGACAAGGAGCCGGTGTTCGCCGTGACCGGCATGCCGGAGAATGTGGACCGGGCGCGGGAGGAGATCGAGGCCCACATCACGCTGCGCACCGGGGCCTTCACCGACGCGGGCCCGGACAGCGACTTCCACGCCAACGGCACCGACGTGTGTCTGGACCTGCTGGGCGCCGCGGCCAGCCTTTGGGCCAAGGCGCCCCACCCCGGACGGAGGCCCCCCGCGGCCGCCAGCAGCCTGCGCGGGGACGGCGCCCTGGGCGCCACCAGCACGCCCGAGCCCTTCTACGTGGGCGGCCGCGGGGGGCCACCGCTGCCGGACCCGAGTCCCAGCAGCCCCTACGGGGGCTCCGGCAACGGAGGCTTCACGTTCGGCGGGGACGGGCCCGGCGCCCCCGCGGGCGCGGCCACCCCTGAGGACTGCGACTTCGGTTTTGACTTCCTGGCGCTGGACCTGACGGTGCCCGCCACGGCCACCATCTGGGCGCCCTTCGAGCGCGCCGCGCCCCTGCCGGCCTTCAGTGGCTGCGCCGCCGTCAACGGGGCCCCCGCGCAGGCCGCCCCCGCCCGGCGCAGCAGCGGCGGCGCCGCCACCACCCCGCGCCACTCCCCCACGCTGCCCGAGCCGGGGGCGCTGGGCCTGGAGCTGCCGCTGACTCGGCGCGGCATCCCGGATCCGGTGGGGGCCGTGCCCTGGCGACCCCCGCAGAGCGCCCTGCCGCCCTTCTCCGGCAGCACCACCTTCTCCGCGACCCCCTCTCTGCCCAACACCACCCCGGCGTCCTCCACCCTGGACACTGTCGCCTCGGAGGCCAACCACAAGCCATCCGCCCCAGCGGCGAACTCCTCTGCGTCCGCCGCGGCCCCAGGCCCGCCCGCCGCGGCCCTGGCCCGCGAGTGCGTGGTGTGCGCTGAAGGCGAGGCCATGGCCGCCCTGGTGCCCTGCGGCCACAACCTCTTCTGCATGGACTGCGCCGTCCGCATCTGCGGCAAGAGCGAGCCCGAGTGTCCCGCCTGCCGCACGCCGGCTACCCAAGCCATTCATATCTTTTCCTAA